The following coding sequences are from one Triticum dicoccoides isolate Atlit2015 ecotype Zavitan chromosome 4A, WEW_v2.0, whole genome shotgun sequence window:
- the LOC119288493 gene encoding tryptamine benzoyltransferase 1-like, with product MEITSSTMVKPVCSVPHPLDGEKVPLTVFDRAAADAFIPTVLVYPGPAPSNEAVKEGLLRAIAAYPHLAGRLALDDHGRRFLHVNNEGVLLIEAAVPVDLADVLVDGRMAGDAEDLYPTIPEENIGAALLQIQLNRYRCGGLVVGICSHHHAADGHSMSMFFTAWATAVREGKDFTTPTPFLGRARTSVPRSTPAPVFDHRSREFTCGDRDSYAVVPMDRIKNLTVHFTAEFVADLKAHVGARCSTFQCLLAHVWKKITAARELKPEEFTKVRVAVNCRGRANPPVPMDFFGNMVLWAFPRLQVRDVLNSSYGGVVGAIRDAVARIDDEYVQSFVDFGGVADANGEELVATAAAAGTMFCPDAEVDSWLGFRFHQLDFGTGAPSAFIPPDLPIEGLMIFVPSRKANGGVDLFMAVAEEHVAAFEEIIYSLD from the exons ATGGAGATCACGAGCAGCACGATGGTGAAGCCGGTGTGCTCGGTGCCGCACCCGCTCGACGGCGAGAAGGTCCCGCTGACCGTCTtcgaccgcgccgccgccgacgccttcATCCCCACCGTGCTCGTGTACCCCGGGCCGGCGCCGTCCAACGAGGCGGTCAAGGAAGGACTCCTCAGGGCCATCGCAGCATACCCTCACCTGGCGGGGCGGCTCGCCCTCGACGATCATGGCCGGCGCTTCCTCCACGTCAACAATGAGGGCGTGCTCCTGATCGAGGCCGCCGTGCCGGTCGACCTGGCGGACGTGCTCGTCGACGGCCGCATGGCCGGAGACGCTGAGGACCTCTACCCTACGATACCAGAG GAGAACATTGGGGCGGCGCTGCTGCAGATCCAGCTCAACAGGTACAGGTGCGGTGGTCTCGTGGTCGGCATATGCTCCCACCATCACGCCGCCGACGGCCACTCCATGAGCATGTTTTTCACCGCGTGGGCGACGGCGGTGCGCGAGGGAAAGGACTTCACCACGCCGACCCCATTCCTCGGCCGTGCGAGAACGTCCGTGCCCCGAAGCACGCCGGCGCCGGTGTTCGACCACCGGTCACGGGAGTTCACTTGTGGAGACCGAGACTCCTACGCCGTCGTGCCCATGGACAGGATCAAAAACCTCACGGTGCACTTCACGGCTGAGTTCGTCGCCGACCTCAAAGCCCACGTCGGCGCCCGCTGCAGCACGTTCCAGTGTCTCCTCGCGCACGTCTGGAAGAAAATCACGGCGGCGCGGGAGCTGAAGCCCGAGGAGTTCACCAAGGTGAGGGTGGCCGTGAACTGCAGGGGCAGGGCCAACCCGCCCGTGCCGATGGACTTCTTCGGGAACATGGTGCTCTGGGCTTTCCCAAGGCTGCAGGTCCGGGACGTCCTCAACTCGAGCTACGGCGGCGTGGTCGGCGCCATCCGCGACGCCGTGGCACGCATCGACGACGAGTACGTGCAGTCCTTCGTGGACTTCGGCGGAGTGGCGGACGCGAACGGGGAGGAGCTCGTCGCGACGGCGGCCGCTGCCGGCACGATGTTCTGCCCGGACGCAGAGGTGGACAGCTGGCTGGGGTTCAGGTTCCATCAGCTCGACTTTGGCACCGGGGCACCGTCCGCCTTCATACCGCCGGACTTGCCTATTGAGGGGCTCATGATCTTCGTGCCGTCACGCAAGGCGAACGGCGGCGTCGACCTCTTCATGGCCGTCGCGGAGGAGCACGTGGCAGCGTTCGAGGAGAT